Proteins encoded together in one Triticum dicoccoides isolate Atlit2015 ecotype Zavitan chromosome 7B, WEW_v2.0, whole genome shotgun sequence window:
- the LOC119336272 gene encoding uncharacterized protein LOC119336272, with product MAPSERMLESAAYTRMKAENPSEFVPRSVFFARDGGSGIDRRNSLWVKAALVYESVTGRHVDDGAKPLATSLLLSLARECRFRIHPDDERPPAPQTKAAVVTDVVNKVSGAVATPIAGAGGGDGSEEKQSKTAEMHDEEKESDDKQVIDAVFLVVGFLTRLVKAAEGVGRDAVDEGFKSTHMQDIVTDMIKLENQHPLKLILEVVGHVQDAARHVAADARFEGLRQCLEGYNLGFTSATFFDVVVRPFCWYYSPFFNKQLPAVDRGLFDGNHEIALLDFLHASVVPTPPDAEKGAAAGGRTSRMPTARELSRSGVRIAPGEDGRATVEFDEASARLQLPALVYDFKLATVARNLLAREYEEQNKPVTRYFQMMNELVDEAADAKILRRAGAVRCGGASGAEVHELVKRIDGYATYPSVYMAMDVQIAKVRRFHDTRMQNFLVRYRPGVIWASSVAAVSLVAIVAARRRG from the exons ATGGCGCCGTCGGAGAGGATGCTGGAGTCGGCGGCGTACACGCGGATGAAGGCGGAGAACCCGTCCGAGTTCGTGCCGCGGAGCGTCTTCTTCGCGCGCGACGGCGGCAGCGGCATCGACCGCCGCAACAGCCTCTGGGTCAAGGCGGCGCTCGTCTACGAGTCCGTCACCGGCCGCCACGTCGACGACGGCGCCAAGCCCCTCGCTACCAgcctcctcctcagcctcgccCGCGAATGTCGCTTCCGCATCCACCCCGACGACGAACGGCCACCGGCGCCGCAGACCAAAGCCGCGGTGGTGACGGACGTCGTCAACAAAGTATCGGGCGCCGTGGCTACGCCTATTG ccggcgcgggcggcggagaTGGATCAGAGGAGAAGCAGAGCAAGACGGCGGAGATGCACGACGAAGAAAAAGAGTCGGACGACAAGCAGGTGATCGACGCCGTCTTTCTCGTCGTCGgcttcctcacgaggctggtcaagGCCGCCGAGGGCGTCGGCCGCGACGCCGTCGACGAGGGGTTCAAGTCCACGCACATGCAGGACATCGTCACGGACATGATCAAGCTGGAGAACCAGCACCCCCTCAAGCTCATCCTCGAAGTCGTCGGGCACGTCCAGGACGCGGCACGCCACGTCGCCGCCGACGCCAGGTTCGAGGGGCTTCGGCAATGCCTCGAGGGTTACAATCTGGGGTTCACCTCCGCCACCTTCTTCGACGTCGTCGTCAGGCCCTTCTGCTGGTATTACTCGCCCTTCTTCAACAAGCAGCTGCCGGCCGTGGACCGCGGCCTGTTCGACGGCAACCACGAGATCGCGCtcctggacttcctccacgccagcgTGGTGCCGACGCCGCCGGACGCGGAGAAGGGGGCGGCCGCCGGCGGCAGGACGTCCCGCATGCCGACGGCAAGGGAGCTGAGCCGCTCCGGCGTGCGGATCGCGCCGGGGGAGGACGGCCGCGCGACGGTGGAGTTCGACGAGGCGTCCGCCAGGCTGCAGCTGCCGGCGCTGGTGTACGACTTCAAGCTGGCCACGGTGGCCCGGAACCTGCTGGCGCGGGAGTACGAGGAGCAGAACAAGCCCGTGACGCGCTACTTCCAGATGATGAACGAGCTCGTCGACGAGGCGGCCGACGCCAAGATCCTCCGCCGCGCCGGGGCCGTGCGCTGCGGCGGGGCGTCCGGCGCCGAGGTGCACGAGCTGGTCAAGCGGATCGACGGGTACGCGACGTACCCGTCAGTGTACATGGCCATGGacgtgcagatcgcgaaggtgagGCGGTTCCACGACACGAGGATGCAGAACTTCCTCGTCCGCTACCGCCCCGGCGTCATCTGGGCGTCGTCGGTGGCCGCCGTCTCCTTGGTGGCCATTGTTGCCGCCAGAAGAAGGGGGTGA